TAAATGTAGTAATTTTCTTTGTATTTCTGTCATACACGCCCTTAAATCCTTTTCCGCAGCCAATAGGCCAGTTTACAGGGCATGTTTTAATTCCCAGTACGCTTTCAATTTCATCCATTAATTCAAAGGGATCTCTGGCTTCCCTATCCATTTTATTAATAAATGTAAAAATAGGAATATTTCTTAAAAGACATACTTTAAAAAGCTTAATTGTCTGAGCCTCCACACCTTTGGAAGCATCAATAACCATAACTGCAGAGTCGGCCGCCATTAATGTACGGTAGGTATCTTCTGAGAAGTCCTGATGTCCAGGCGTATCCAGAATATTAATACAATATCCTTCATAATTAAACTGCAGCACTGACGAGGTTACAGAAATACCTCTTTCCTTTTCAATTTCCATCCAGTCAGACACCGCATGTTTTGTAGCTTTTCTTCCCTTTACAGTACCTGCCAGGTTAATGGCGCCTCCGTAAAGGAGAAATTTTTCTGTTAATGTGGTTTTACCTGCATCCGGGTGGGAAATAATGGCGAATGTCCGCCTTTTCTTAATTTCTTCTGTAATATTTGTTTCTGTATTTGACAAGGGTTTGTCCTCCAATTTCTGAATCTGTGCTGTAAGAATTTGTCAAAAGTCTCACTAAATGTTCATAATATACCAAAAACTCACCTTTCGTCAAGACTCCAGTCCTTCCATCCAAAGTCTGACAAGAGGAATCCACTGCTGGCAGCATGGCACTATATAGGTTTTTCCAGGCACAGGGGCCTTGGCAGAATCCCTGGCAGCCAACGACAGGCCGTGGCCTCCCTCCGGAAATAAATGATACTCTATGCTGACTCCTGCTCTCCGCAGGGCCATAACAAACAGCAGACTGTTTTCTGCCGGTACAGTACCGTCCTTGTCTGTATGCCACATAAATACCGGAGGCACATGAGGGCCTACATGGTTTTCTAAAGAAACCATATTTCTTTTTTCTTCTATGTTTTCATTACGCCCTAAAAGATTTTTAAAAGAACCTGGATGACAATACTCTCCTGCGGTAATCACCGGATAGCACAAAATTAATCTGTCAGGCTGTATATCAGATTTTTCCTTTTCTAATGATTGATACAGCCACTCCTGATTCCAAAATACGCCTAAGCTGGCCGCCAAATGTCCTCCTGCTGAAAATCCGCAAACCACAATCTTCTCAGGATCTATGCTCCACTTTTCTGCCCTTTCTCTTATTTTGGCCACCGCCAAAGCCAGCTGCTTTAAAGCCGTTGGAAAGCAGGCGGGAGCCACGCTGTATTCCAGCACAAACCCGTGATATCCCATGGCTAAAAACTGCATGGCCACCGGCTCCCCCTCCCTGTCAGAGCACAGCTGATAGCTGCCTCCGGGGCATATAATTATTGCCGGCCGTTTTCTTCCTTTTTGACACTGAATTTCATCTCTTAAATAGCAGGTAAGCCATCCCTCATGTCCGTCTGCGGAAATTAAAAGCTTCTCGATTTTCATATTCTTCCTCTTTTACATTTTACTTAGAATAAAAGAAAGGATTTTATCTGCAGCCTCTGCTTTTGTCATTTTAGGAAGCTGCTCCTCCTGATCCTTTGTAATCAATGTGACTACGTTTGTATCTGTGCCGAACCCGGCCCCTTGTACTTTTAAATTATTTGCCACTATCATATCTACCTGCTTTTTTTCCAGCTTCTCTCTGGAATTTTCCAGCATATCCTGGGTTTCCATAGAAAAACCGCACAAAAACTGGCCGTCTTTTTTATGCTGTCCCAGCCAGGCTAAAATATCCTCTGTCCGCTCCAGGTCTATAGAAAGATTTCCGTCTTTTTTCTTCATCTTTTCCTCAGACACATTTTTCGGCCTGTAATCTGCCACTGCCGCTGATTTAATAATAATATCCTGGTCTCCCGCCCTTTCCTTTACCGCCTGAAACATATCCTCTGCCCTTTCTACTTCTACAATATCTGCAAACCTGGGCTTTGGAATTGAAACAGGGCCTGAAACAAGAGTAACCTTTGCCCCTCTGCGGGCCGCATTTTCGGCAATTGCGTATCCCATTTTTCCTGTAGAATGATTTGTAATAAAACGAACAGGGTCAATGGCTTCTCTTGTAGGACCGGCTGTCACCAGCACCTTTTTTCCCGCTAAATCCTTTTCACAGCCGATTTCCTGAATAATGTAGTCTAAAAGCACCTCCGGCTCCGGCATCTTGCCTGCCCCTGTATCACCGCAGGCTAAATATCCCCAGGCCGGGTCTATTACCTTCATTCCGCAGCTTTTTAATATAGAAATATTATTTTGTAAAATAGGATTTTCAAACATATTTGTATTCATTGCCGGAGCTATGATTTTGGGGCATTTGCAGGCCAGGGCCGTAGTAGTCAGCATGTCGTCTGCAATGCCGTGGGCCAGTTTTGCAATCACATTGGCGGAAGCCGGCGCTACAATCAAAAGATCTGCTTTTTTGGCTAAAGACACATGTTCTACCTGAAACTCAAAATTCCTGTCAAATGTATCTGTAATACACTTATTTCCTGTTAAAGATTCAAATGTAATAGGATTAATAAAATACTCTCCGTTTTTTGTCATCAGCACCCGCACGTCGGCGTGCAGCTTTACCAGGCTGCTGGCAAGGCTGGCAGCTTTAAATGCCGCAATACTTCCTGTTACTCCTAAAATCACTGTCTTTCCATTTAACATAACTGCCTCCCGTTGTTTTTCCTGAAAAAATATGGTATATAGTATAGCATAACTTGTACTGATTGGAAAGGAGTCCCTTATGATTTTAACTATTGATATGGGCAACACAAATATTGTAGTAGGCGGCATTGACCATAAAAAAACTTATTTTGTGGAGCGTATTACTACAAATAAGGATAAAACAGACTTAGAATACGCTGTAACATTTAAAAACATTCTGGAAATTCACAAAGTTTCTTCTTCTCATATTGAAGGAGCGATTATATCTTCTGTAGTCCCTCCCTTAAACAGCGTCCTTACCTCCGCCGTTAAAAAGGTTACAGGCCACACCCCTCTTTTAGTAGGCTCAGGAATGAAAACCGGCCTGAATATTCTTATGGACAACCCAAAGGCCACAGGAAGCGATATGATTGTGGACGCAGTAGCTGCCATTAATGAATATCCTCTGCCTCTGATTATTATTGACATGGGAACAGCCACTACTATGTCTGTAGTAGACCCGGCAGGCAATTATATTGGAGGCGTAATTCTTCCAGGCATCAGAATTTCCCTGGAAACCCTTAGTTCCAAAACAGCGCAGCTTCCTTCCATCAGCCTGGAGGTTCCTTCTAAGGTCATTGGAAAAAATACTGTGGACTGTATGAGATCCGGCTGCATGTACGGAAACGCGGCTATGCTGGACGGTCTCATTGACAGAATGGAGGAGGAGTTAGGTATGCCGGCCACAGTAATTGCCACCGGAGGCCTTTCTCAGTTTGTCACTCCTTTATGCCGCCACAAAATCATTTATGAGGACACCTTGCTGTTAAAAGGGCTGATGATCCTGTACGATAAAAACCAAAAATAAAAGAACTGTAAATGGGGAGGGAGAACTTCCCCTTTTTCATTTACAGCCCTTTATCTATGTCCGTTTATTTTGTTCCTGTTTATTTTCCCGCCATAAAACGCTTCATGTTTTCTGGCATTAACATGCTCATTTCCTCCTGGCTGATTCCCTTCATCCGGGCAGTTAAGCCGCATACAAAGTCTAACAGCTCTCCCATTTCTTCTACAGGACGTTCTCCCAAAGCCCAGCACACTGCCAACCAGCCGTCTGTCTCTGTAATTAAACGGTTGGCAGGCACCATGGAAACTACCTGCTGCACAGCCTCATTCTGCTCTAAATCCGGTCCCACAGTAAAATAGCAGTCCAAATCTAAATATTTTTCCAAATAATCTAAGGAAGAATACCAGTGAACTAAGTACTTATTCGGATATTTAGCAATCAGACGGCTGATTTTTTCTTCCTGGCCTTTTGTGTGAAGAACCACCGGCTTTTTCCACTTAGCTGCCAGTTCCAGTTGGGCGCAGAATGCCTTCTCCTGTACATTTAACGGCACTTGACACCACACGC
The window above is part of the Lachnoclostridium edouardi genome. Proteins encoded here:
- the coaBC gene encoding bifunctional phosphopantothenoylcysteine decarboxylase/phosphopantothenate--cysteine ligase CoaBC, which produces MLNGKTVILGVTGSIAAFKAASLASSLVKLHADVRVLMTKNGEYFINPITFESLTGNKCITDTFDRNFEFQVEHVSLAKKADLLIVAPASANVIAKLAHGIADDMLTTTALACKCPKIIAPAMNTNMFENPILQNNISILKSCGMKVIDPAWGYLACGDTGAGKMPEPEVLLDYIIQEIGCEKDLAGKKVLVTAGPTREAIDPVRFITNHSTGKMGYAIAENAARRGAKVTLVSGPVSIPKPRFADIVEVERAEDMFQAVKERAGDQDIIIKSAAVADYRPKNVSEEKMKKKDGNLSIDLERTEDILAWLGQHKKDGQFLCGFSMETQDMLENSREKLEKKQVDMIVANNLKVQGAGFGTDTNVVTLITKDQEEQLPKMTKAEAADKILSFILSKM
- a CDS encoding type III pantothenate kinase, whose protein sequence is MILTIDMGNTNIVVGGIDHKKTYFVERITTNKDKTDLEYAVTFKNILEIHKVSSSHIEGAIISSVVPPLNSVLTSAVKKVTGHTPLLVGSGMKTGLNILMDNPKATGSDMIVDAVAAINEYPLPLIIIDMGTATTMSVVDPAGNYIGGVILPGIRISLETLSSKTAQLPSISLEVPSKVIGKNTVDCMRSGCMYGNAAMLDGLIDRMEEELGMPATVIATGGLSQFVTPLCRHKIIYEDTLLLKGLMILYDKNQK
- a CDS encoding alpha/beta hydrolase → MKIEKLLISADGHEGWLTCYLRDEIQCQKGRKRPAIIICPGGSYQLCSDREGEPVAMQFLAMGYHGFVLEYSVAPACFPTALKQLALAVAKIRERAEKWSIDPEKIVVCGFSAGGHLAASLGVFWNQEWLYQSLEKEKSDIQPDRLILCYPVITAGEYCHPGSFKNLLGRNENIEEKRNMVSLENHVGPHVPPVFMWHTDKDGTVPAENSLLFVMALRRAGVSIEYHLFPEGGHGLSLAARDSAKAPVPGKTYIVPCCQQWIPLVRLWMEGLES
- a CDS encoding TatD family hydrolase, whose product is MEENKQIFRCDGHAHIGTEKERQVRREQNIMTMYCGGNPAEWEELYKLESQDSSLIAAYGLHPWHSARCSVEEMEPWLKRAKIIGEIGMDSVWCQVPLNVQEKAFCAQLELAAKWKKPVVLHTKGQEEKISRLIAKYPNKYLVHWYSSLDYLEKYLDLDCYFTVGPDLEQNEAVQQVVSMVPANRLITETDGWLAVCWALGERPVEEMGELLDFVCGLTARMKGISQEEMSMLMPENMKRFMAGK